ATTCGTCTTGGAAAAGAAGGGGCGAGACAATGAGCCCCAAGGACCGTGGTGACGACAAGGTCGAACATTACGTAAATCCAAAAGGGTTTAATCCCACGGATGTAGAGATCCTGACAAAGGCTCAGGAACGGTATTATCAGGCAGCGCAATGGAAGATCATCTGGTGGAAGTTTCGCAAACACAAACTAGCGGTTATCTCTGCTATCATATTGTTTTTCTTCTACCTTTGTGTGCCCTTTGCGGAAATGATAGCACCATACCCGGTAGCCAAGCGCAATGTAGACTACTTATATGCACCACCTCAGGCCATCCACTTCTTCCATGATGGAGCGCTGGTTGGCCCCTTCGTTTACGGCATCAATTCCTCAGTCGATTTGGAAAACCTGAAGTGGGTGTATGAGACCGACACATCGAAAGTCGAGAAACTCCGCTTCTTCTGTCTGGGAGAACCCTACAAGTTCTGGGCATTTATACCCGCAAGCTTCCACGTAATTTGCCCGGCCAAAGGGGGCACATTCTTTCTGGCAGGTACAGACCGGTTGGGGAGAGATCAATATTCCGGGCTGGTATATGGGGCCAGATTATCCCTGACTATTGGCTTGGTCGGGGTGAGTATCTCAATGTTCCTCGGTGTCCTTCTCGGGGGAATAGCTGGTTTTTT
The window above is part of the Pseudovibrio sp. Tun.PSC04-5.I4 genome. Proteins encoded here:
- a CDS encoding ABC transporter permease; this translates as MSPKDRGDDKVEHYVNPKGFNPTDVEILTKAQERYYQAAQWKIIWWKFRKHKLAVISAIILFFFYLCVPFAEMIAPYPVAKRNVDYLYAPPQAIHFFHDGALVGPFVYGINSSVDLENLKWVYETDTSKVEKLRFFCLGEPYKFWAFIPASFHVICPAKGGTFFLAGTDRLGRDQYSGLVYGARLSLTIGLVGVSISMFLGVLLGGIAGFFGGWVDSSIQRVIEIMRSLPELPLWMALSAALPITWSPVWIYFGLTVILGLLDWPGLARAVRSKLLSLREEEYAKAAALMGASPTRIIFRHLLPGFTSHLVASATLSVPAMILGETALSFLNLGLRRPAVSWGVLLNEAQNISVVTIYPWLMAPVIPIIIVVLAFNFLGDGLRDAADPYK